One Gemmatimonadaceae bacterium genomic window, GGCCACGCTGAGCGTAAAGGACGGGAGCATCGTCATCGCCGGCGAGAGCAAGCCAGTCCCCTTCTCCGCCCTGCGCAGCCTGGCCCAGCGCCAGCAACTGGTGGGGGTCGGACGCCGCGCCCCGCATCCCGCGGGGAAGGTGGCGCTTCCGTTCGCCGCGCACTTCTGCGAGGTGGAGGTCAACACGCGCACCGGCGCCGTGCGCGTGGTGCGCTACCTGGCGGCCCAGGACTCGGGGCGCGTGATGAACGCGCTCACCTTCGAGAACCAGGTGCTCGGCGGCGTCACGATGGGCATCGGGTTCGGGCTGACCGAGAACCGCGTGATGGATCGCCAGACCGGCAAGCTGGCCAGCGGATCGTGGCACGACTACAAGATCCCCACGGCGATGGACTTCCCGGCGGACTTCGAGCTCGTGGCGGTGGATCCGCACGACAAGGAATGCAACTCGGTGGGCGCCAAGGGACTCGGCGAGCCGGCCACCGTTCCGTCCGCGGCGGCGATTGCCAACGCGGTGTGCCATGCCATCGGCGCTCGCATGCTCGATGCGCCCATCACCCCGGCGTCGATCGTCACCGCGCTGGCCACCAAGGGAGGGCGCTGACATGCTCCCGACTTTCTCATATGTGAAGCCGACGACGCTCGGCCAGGCGCTGCGCGAACTCTCCGCGCCGGGCGCGCGCGTGCACGCGGGCGGCACCGACCTGCTCGGCTGCCTGCGCGACCGCGTCTATTCGGCAACGAAGCTCGTCAGCCTGAACGGGCTTGATGAACTGCGCGGCGTCAGCGAGCTGTCGAATGGCGGTCTGCGCATCGGGGCGCTGACGACGCTCGCCGAGATCGCCGCGCATCCGCTGATCCAGAAGCGGTATCACGCGCTGTCCGCCGCGGCGGGGGCCGCGGCCAGTCCACAGCTGCGCAACCAGGGGACGATCGGCGGCAATCTCTGCCAGCGGCCGCGCTGCTGGTACTTCCGCGGCGATTTCCCGTGCGCGCGCAAGGGCGGCGACACCTGCTTCGCCAAGGAAGGCGAGAACCAGCTGCACGCCATCCTCGGCGGCGACGTGTGCGTGATGGTGCATCCGTCGGACACGGCGCCGGCGCTGATGGCGCTCGACGCCAGCGTGCGCCTCGTCAGCCCTCGCGGGTCACGCACGCTGGCGCTCGACGCGTTCTTCGTGCCCGCGACCAAGGACTACACGCGCGAGACCGTGGTGGAGGCGGACGAACTCGTCACCGACATCCTGCTGCCGGCTCCGGCGGCGGGGACGGTCAGCACCTATCGCAAGCTGCGCGCGCGCGGGGCGTGGGACTTCGCGCTCACCGGAGCGGCGGTCGTGCTTTCGCTCAAGGGGAAGAAGGTCGCACAGGCCCGCGTGGTGCTGTCCGGCGTGGCGCCGATCCCGTGGCGGGCGCCGGCCGTGGAGAAGGAGCTCATCGGGCACGAACTGTCCGACGGTTTGATCGAGCGGGCGGCGCAGAAAGCCGGCGTTGGCGCGGTGCCGCTGTCGGGCAACGCGTACAAGGTGTCCCTGGCCCGCGGCGCGGTGATGGAAGCGCTGAGCGAGGTGCGCGCCGCCGGTTGAGCGACAGCCGCCCGCGGAACATTGTGCGTCCCCGCCCCGGTACAAGGGGAGAGGACGCACAATCCGGAGGAGCCCCATGAAGTTCGCAAACCGTTGGACTGTTCTCGCGGCCGCGCTATTGCTCGGCGTCGCGAGCGTCAATCTTGCCGCCCAGGGCCGGTCGTCGGAGCAGCGCGGAGGCCGTGGCCACAAGGACAAGGGGCGCGACAGCGCGGCGTCGGTGATCTTCCGCGACGGGGATCGCGCCGCATACCAGAACTACTTTGCGACGCACGCGATGTCGGCGAAGCCGCTTCCCCCGGGGATCGCCAAGAACCTCGCGCGGGGCAAGCCGCTGCCGCCGGGGATCGCCAAGCGCGCCCTGCCGCCCGACCTGCTGCGCATCGCGCGCCCGATGGACGGGGTGTCATACGGGATCGTTGGCGACGCGGTGGTGGCGACGCGCGCCGGGGTCATTATCGATATCTTGACGGGAGTGTTCAAGTAGTCCTCCACTCCCCTCATCGCGCGACTGCATGCGACGCCTGCTTCCCTGTCTCGCATTCCTTGCCGTACTCGCCGCCTGCCACCGCCCCGTTCCGCTCACCGCGCCGACACCGGCGGGACTCGACGCCATCGGCCCGGACAGCTTCACCGTCCGCTTCACCACGACGCGCGGCGCCTTTGACCTGAAGGTGCATCGCGACTGGTCGCCGCGCGGCGCCGATCGCATCCACTGGCTGGTGAACCATCGGTACTACGACGGCGTGCGGTTCTTCCGCGTCGTCCCGAATTTCGTCGTGCAGTTCGGGATGAACGGCGACCCGGCGGTGCAGCGCGCGTGGAAGGACCGCCGTTTTGCCGACGACACGGTGAAGCGCGGCAATGTGCGCGGCACGCTGTCCTTCGCCACCGGCGGCCCCAACACGCGCACCACGCAGCTCTTCATCAACCTCAAGAACAACCAGCGCCTCGACCCGCTGGGGTTCAGCGTCGTGGCGCAGGTGGTGGCCGGGATGGGAGTGGTCGACTCGCTGTACCAGGGCTACGGCGACGGTCCGCCGCGCGGGAAGGGCCCGAGCCAGGACGCGATTGCCAAGGAAGGCGAGGCGTACCTGGCGCGCGAGTTTCCCAAGCTCGACAAGGTGCTCACGGCACGGGTCATCCGGCGGTGGCGGTAGCACGCGGGGCGGTTTCATCACGGAGACACCCCGTGCTCTCCAGTCTCCGTGATGAAGCGCCAGCGGCATGCGCGATGAAAGAAACCGGCTACCTCGCGAAGAACTCCTTCGCGACCCGCTCCGACTGGTCGTCGGTGAGCTGGCTCAGCTCGCCGCGGTAGATCGCGTCGTCGGCCTCGGTGCCCGTCGCGGCATCACCGAGCAGCCCCTTCATCTGGCTGCGGAACTTGTCGATGTCCTCCTCGAACATCGCCACGGCCGCCTTGCCGATCTTCAGCTGCGGGATCTCGACGTCCAGCTTGTCGGCGTCGATGACGCAGATCCAGTTCTTGGCGTACGGCGTCATCTCGAGCGCCTCGAGGTCCTCGCCGAGCATCGCGTTGACCTTGGTCACGCGCCCGCTCACCGGCGACCCGAACTGCACACGGCGCTTCTTCTGCCGCACCACGAACAGCGGCTGGCCGGCCTTGACCGTCATCCCGATGGGCGGGAACTCGATGGAATCCACCGGGCCGAGCAGCTTCTTGGCGAAGTCGTCCATGCCGACCTTCACCGAGCCGTCCTGCGCCATCGTGGCCCAGGTGTGCCCCGGGGCGATGAACGCGCCGCCCGGGATGGAGAACTCGCTGCGCCGCACGCGATCGGCCTCGGGGAGGTGCGACACGTGCACCGACGGCTTGAGCAGCTTGGCGATGCGGTCCTGCCGGCGGATGAGCGTCTTCTTCACGAAGGCGAGCAGTTCATCCTCGGTGAACGGCTTCTGCACGTAGTCGGTGGCGCCGAACTTCATGCAATCCACCGCCGTCTCCACTGTCGCGAAGCCGGTGATGACGATCACGTCGATGTCGGGGCGCATGTGCTTGACCGCCTTCACGACGTCCACGCCGTCCATGGCGGGCATCTTGAGGTCGGTGAAGACGAAATCATAGTGGTGCGTCTGCACCAGTCCGAGCGCCTCCTGGCCCGTCTGCACCGTGTCCACGGCGTAGCCGTCGAGGACCAGGATCTTGCGGAAGGAATCCAGGATGACGTTCTCATCGTCCACGCAAAGGATGCGGGCGACGGGGTCGGACACCTCGGCCCGCTTGAGCGTCTTGGCCTCGCGCGACACATCGAGCTTGAGGCTCACTGCCAGCGCCTCCTCGCGCTCGCGCCGCTTGGCTTTCTCGCTCAGGGACTTCGTGACCTCGCGCACGCCGATATCGGCGAGCACGAACAGCACGACAGAAACGAGCAGGAGTAGGAGTACCATATGGGTGAGTCCTCAACTGAGTTGACGTTCACATCCGATCGGAACTGCACGCGGTCAGATGATGCAGGTCGTACTGCAACTCGGAGGGGAGCACCCGGTAAAGCCATCCGTCAAAGTACGGATCGCGCTCCAGTCCGGCAGGCGTCGCTGCCATCGCCGCGTTTACTTCCACCACCCGTCCGGTCACCGGGCCGAGCACGCTGTGCTCCAGCCCGTCGGCGGCCGTGACGGTCGCGCAACTGCTGCCCTGCACCAGCTCATCGCCTTCGGCGGCGAGCGTCACCGCCTGGATGCTGTCCACGGTCCGCAGGAAGAGGTCCGTGACGCCCACCTTCGCCGTGCCATCGCGCTCCTGCATCAGCCAGGAGTGGTAACCCAGGCGGAAGTACGAGGGCGGCGGCGGCACCCAGGCGATCGAATCGGGGCGCTCGTCGTGCGCCGACGCCTCGGCTTCCGCCCGCAGCCGCGCATAGACCAGCCCGCGGCGCACCGAGGCGAGCAGTTCGTCCGACGTGAACGGCTTCGGGATGAAGTCGATGGCTCCGGCCCCCAACGCGCGCACCGCGTTCTGCATCGTCGACATCCCGGTCGTCAGGATGACGGGCGTGTTGATGCGGCGGCGGCGCAGGTCGGTGAGAAAGGCGAAGCCGTCCACATCGGCCATCATCACGTCGCTGATGATCAGGCGGAACCCGGCGCGGAGCACGTGCCCCATCCCCTCGGCGGCGTCGCGGGCGACTTCCACCGTCAAACCGTCCGCCGTGCAGACCCGATGCACCGCGTGGGTGATCACGTCTTCGTCGTCCACGACGAGAATGTCACGACTGGGCTTCATGGCTCTACCGGTATGCGGATGGTGAACGTCGTGCCGATCCCCACTTCGCTGTCGACCGAGATCGACCCGTTGTGGTTGTCGATGATGCCCCAGATGACGGCGAGGCCGAGGCCGTTGCCCTTCTGTCCCTTCGTGGAATAGAAGGGCTCGAAGATGCGCGGGATCTCGTCGCGCGGGATGCCGGAGCCCGTGTCGCGCACCTGGATCTCGATGAAGTCCCGGTCGCCGCCCTTCTCGAGATCGGCCCACCGCTGCCAGGTGCAGTTGCGGTTGGTGCACCCTTCCACGAAGCCCTTGCCCGGCACCTCGAACTGGAAAGTGGCGGAGCCGCACTCCGGGCACGGCGACCCGTGCACGTTGAGCGAGGCGGCGCACTCGGGGCACATCACCTCGACGTGCATCCCGGGCTCCGGCGCGATGCCGAACTGGTGCCGCGCCATCCCGTACATCGGGTCGCGGTAGATGAACCCCTCATTCCCCTCGAAGCGCACCCGCACGCGAATGGACGGCTTGTTGTCGATGCGCACTTCGGCGTTGATCAGGCTGTGCCGCTTGGGGCACTGCGCCTTCTTGATCTGCGTGATGCCGACGGGCGAGAGCTTGAGCCGCGACGTCGCCACGGTGATGGTGCCGCCGCCGGCGTCGGGGCCGATCGCGTCGGACGCGTTGACGAACAGGTTGATGAAGACCTGCTGCATCTGGTTCGCGTCCACCGTGACCGCGGGGACGTCGGCGCCGAGCTCCTGCACCAGCTTCACCCGATTGAGCTGCAGCTGGTTCTCCACCACCGCGGCCGCGCGCGCGATGACGTCATTGATGGCGGCCTGCCCCTTCTTGGGCACCGACTGCCGCGCGAAGTCGAGCAGGCTCTTCACGATCTCGCGGCAGCGGATCGTCTCGCGCACGATGACCTTGAGGTCTTCCTGCACCTCGGGCTGGTCCTTGGTGCGCTTCTGCAGGAACGAACTGTAGGTGAGGACGCCCGTCAGCGGGTTGTTGATCTCGTGCGCCACGCCAGCCGCGAGCCGGCCCAGCGAGGCGAGCTTGTCGGACTGGACCAGCTGCAGCCGCGCCTCCGAGAGGCGCTGCGTCATGTTGTTGAAGGAGCGGGCGAGCATGCCCAGCTCGTCATCCCGTTCCTCGGGGATCACGTAGTTGAGGTCGCCGCCGGCGACGTGGCGCGTGGCTTCGGCGAGGCGCCGCACCGGCACCGTCACCCAGCGCCGCACCAGCAGGCCGATGATCAGGCTGAGGGCGAAGAACGCGCCCACCGCCAGGATGAGGACTTCCATCTGGCCGCGGTGGATGGCCTTGTCGATCTCGGCCAGGGGCAGCGTCACGTCGAGGACGCCCAGCACCTTCTGCGACCGCGGGTGATAGTGGCAGGCCGCGGAGGAGCAGGTGCGCGTGTTGTAGATGGGGTTGATGATGCCAAGCGTGCGCCCGGAATCGGGGTGCACGCGGTAGACGCGCGTCCGCTCCGAGATGTCCACCTTCTCGAGCGGCTGGTCGGCCTTGTGGCACAGGGTGCACGCCTCGGCGTTCTTGTCGAGCGACTTGCCCATCTCCGCGCTGTCCGACGAGTAGATGACCGTGCCGGACTTGTTGATGATGCGGATCCGCTGGATGCTCGGGTCCTGCCCGATGCGCCGCACCGTCTCGTGGATGCGCTCCTGCTGGTTGAGGAGCATGTCGAACTCGGTGCTCGACTTGACCGCCTCGCTCAGCTGGTTCGCATGCCGCTCGACTTCCGCCAGCATGGCCCGGTTGTCGGACCGGCTGTTGAAGAAGGCGAAGGCCGCGATCGTCACGAGGGCGATGAGCCCCACGGCGACCGTGAGCTTCGAGCCGAGCGTGCGGAAGAACTTCATACGCTATTTCTTCGCCGCCTCACGGGCGACGGGCTTGCCCGGCTTCTGCGCCGGCCAGGCCTTGTCGTCGTGACAGCTGGCGCACACAGGTTTGGCGCGGAACGTCTTGTCCTCATGGCAGCTCGCGCACTCGATCTCCTGGTGCTGCTCATCGAGCACGAGGCCGGCGTGCGCGTGGTTGAACTTCGCCTGCCACCCCTTGTGGCAGCTCTCGCAGTCGGTGCCGAGCCTCGCGTAGGTTCCGGCGGTCTTGTGGCACTGCTTGCAGTCGAGCCGCGCGTGGAACCGGTTGAGGGTGAAGCCGGTGCGGCGCCCGTGGTCGAAGGCGAGCGCGCGCGACGCCATGCCCTTGTGACAGGTGGCGCAGGCGTCGGTGGTGTGGCAGTTGGCGCAGCGCTCGTGGGCCTGCTCCTCGGTCAGCCCGGCCGCGGTCTGCCGGGTGATCGCGGCCTGGCCCAGCGCGGCGCGCTTGCGATCGTGGCAAGCGCCGCACGACTCCTGCTGGTGGCAGTCGGCGCAGGCCAGCCCGAAGCGGTCGGTGTGGTCCTTGTGGAAGAACGTGACCGACTGCCCCTGCTTGGCGTGCGTCTCGTAGATGATGCGATCGGGCGTGGTGACCTTGGTCTTGGTTGCCACCACGACTCCCGCCTTGGCGTGGCAGGTGCTGCACGTGCCGGTCGGGTTCCACTCGCGGTGGCATTCGATGCACTGGCGGTGCAGCGCGGCCTTGAGGTCGGGCTTGCCCAGTTCCTCGCGCTTGCGCGACACGGCATGGCAGTTCTTGCACTTCTGGATGGGGCGGGCCTGGTCGTAGTGATGGCAGCCCGCGCACCCCTTCCCCGTCTCGGCCATGTGCGCGTGCTCGCGGTGCGGGAACTGCACCGGCCCGTACGTCTTGCTCGAGGTGCTGAGGGTGAAGGTCCCCGGCGCCTCGTCGACGGCGTGATAGCCGGTGATCTTGAGACGCGGACAGGCGGAGAGGGCGGGCGTGTTCTTGGTGGGCGTTGGCGAGGTGTGGCACGCCTTGCAATCCATGGCGACGCCGGTGCCGCGCGACGCCGGGCGTCCCTGCGTGGCCGCCGTCGCGCTGGCGACGAGGAGGAGCAGTCCGACGGAGGTGATGCGGGTCATGGCATTATCCCCGGACGGAGTATTTCGAGGCGGGCATCATCCGGCGATCGGGCAGGCTGATGACCGGGAAGTTGAGCACGATCACGCGATAGAGCAGCACCAGGATCGAGATGAACCCCACCGTGACCGAGATCTCCCCGAACGAGGGGTAGTAGGGATGCGTCGCGTAGGGCGGCGTGTACGCGATGATGAAGTTGTTGATGCGATTCAGCAGCACCCCGCCCACGACGAGCGTCGCGGCGACGAACAGGAGCAGCGGCGATTTTTGCACCGCCGGTGACATGAACATGCGGAGCGGCACGACGATCCCGAACAACATCTCGATCACGTACATCACGCTCTCGACGCTGAACGTCCTGAGGTAGACGAACGTCTCGCGAATGAACAGGTCGCCGAGCTTCGCGGCGAGGTAGATGCCGAGGAGCGTCGCGACCATCCGGCCCATGCGGCCGAGGATGTGCATCTCGGGCTTGAGCCCGAAGGACCGCGCCGCGATGAGCGACTCGAAGATCACCATCGGGAAGCCGACGGAGATGGCCGAGAGCAGGAAGAGGAGCGGCAGGATGGGAGTCTGCCAGAGCGGGTGCATCTTGGCGCCCGCGATCACCATCAGCGTGCCGAGCGACGACTGGTGCAGCGTCGAGAGGACGACGCCCATGATGATGAAGACGAACATCGTCTTGGAGAGCGTGCGGTCGAGCAGGCGCAGCAGCCGGTCCACCGGCTCGTTGACCCGGGCGAGCGCCCCCGGGAGGTCGACCCGCCCGATGAACCGCTCCGTCACGATGGGGAGGAACTCGATGTACAGCACGGTCATGTAGATCATGACGCACATGCCGACTTCGAAGAGCGCCGAGCTCCCGTTCCACATGATGAGCGGGTGCCAGATGTAGTAGTAGCGGCCGATGTCGATGCTGACGCCGATCGCCACCATCGTGTAGCCGAGCATCGCGGTGAGGAGCGCAGGACGCACGACCGCGTGATACTGCTCGCGGTGCATCACGTGCCCGAGCGCGGCCGTGGTGAAGCCGCCCGCGGCGAGGGCGACGCCCGCGGCGACGTCGATGCCGATCCAGATCCCCCACGGATACTGGTTGTTCAGGTTGGTGACCGCCCCGATGCCGAACAGGAAGCGGCCGCCGAGCCAGAAGAGCCCGTTGGCGGCGAGCAGGAGCAGGACGATGACGCCGGGCGTGAGGAACTTCCGGTCGATGGCCTGCGGACGGTGGAAGTGGGTCACGACTGCTCCTCCTCGTCCTCACTGCGCTGCCGCGACGTCCACATCACGGCGCCGAGGAGCGCGTAGAGCGAGACCGGCGGCACGAAGTAGGCGAAGATGCCATGCTGGATGCTCTCGGAGACGCCGGGCGCGGGCTTCTCGCCAAGCTTCGGGAAGGCCAGCTGATCGAAGTTCCGGTCGGCGAGGTAGCACCAGCTGGTGCCGCCCACCTCGCGCTCGCCGTAGACGTGGTCGACGTAACGGTCGGGAGCGCGGCGGATCTTGTCGCGCGCGACGCGCACCAGTTCCTCGCGCGGCCCGAAGGTGAGCGCCTCCACGGGGCACGACTCCACGCAGGCCGGCAGCTTGCCCTGGGCCTGGCGGTCGACGCAGAAGTCGCACTTCATGATGCGCGGCTGGATGGCCTTGCGATACTCGAACGCCGGGATCTGGAACGGGCACGCCACCATGCAATAGCGGCAGCCGATGCACTTGTCGGTGTCCCAGACGACGGCGCCATTCTCGTGCTTGGTGATGGCGCCCACGATGCAGGCCGACACGCAGGCCGGATGGTCGCAGTGCATGCACTGCACCTTCACCGTCGTGGCGAGGTCCGGCTGCGCCGGGTTCTCGAACTTGTTGACGACGGTCAGCGCCGTCTCGTCCGGTCGCCGCATTTCCTCGAGCGGCTTCGGATCCTCGTACGTG contains:
- a CDS encoding xanthine dehydrogenase family protein subunit M, encoding MLPTFSYVKPTTLGQALRELSAPGARVHAGGTDLLGCLRDRVYSATKLVSLNGLDELRGVSELSNGGLRIGALTTLAEIAAHPLIQKRYHALSAAAGAAASPQLRNQGTIGGNLCQRPRCWYFRGDFPCARKGGDTCFAKEGENQLHAILGGDVCVMVHPSDTAPALMALDASVRLVSPRGSRTLALDAFFVPATKDYTRETVVEADELVTDILLPAPAAGTVSTYRKLRARGAWDFALTGAAVVLSLKGKKVAQARVVLSGVAPIPWRAPAVEKELIGHELSDGLIERAAQKAGVGAVPLSGNAYKVSLARGAVMEALSEVRAAG
- a CDS encoding peptidylprolyl isomerase; the protein is MRRLLPCLAFLAVLAACHRPVPLTAPTPAGLDAIGPDSFTVRFTTTRGAFDLKVHRDWSPRGADRIHWLVNHRYYDGVRFFRVVPNFVVQFGMNGDPAVQRAWKDRRFADDTVKRGNVRGTLSFATGGPNTRTTQLFINLKNNQRLDPLGFSVVAQVVAGMGVVDSLYQGYGDGPPRGKGPSQDAIAKEGEAYLAREFPKLDKVLTARVIRRWR
- a CDS encoding response regulator; protein product: MVLLLLLVSVVLFVLADIGVREVTKSLSEKAKRREREEALAVSLKLDVSREAKTLKRAEVSDPVARILCVDDENVILDSFRKILVLDGYAVDTVQTGQEALGLVQTHHYDFVFTDLKMPAMDGVDVVKAVKHMRPDIDVIVITGFATVETAVDCMKFGATDYVQKPFTEDELLAFVKKTLIRRQDRIAKLLKPSVHVSHLPEADRVRRSEFSIPGGAFIAPGHTWATMAQDGSVKVGMDDFAKKLLGPVDSIEFPPIGMTVKAGQPLFVVRQKKRRVQFGSPVSGRVTKVNAMLGEDLEALEMTPYAKNWICVIDADKLDVEIPQLKIGKAAVAMFEEDIDKFRSQMKGLLGDAATGTEADDAIYRGELSQLTDDQSERVAKEFFAR
- a CDS encoding response regulator; this translates as MKPSRDILVVDDEDVITHAVHRVCTADGLTVEVARDAAEGMGHVLRAGFRLIISDVMMADVDGFAFLTDLRRRRINTPVILTTGMSTMQNAVRALGAGAIDFIPKPFTSDELLASVRRGLVYARLRAEAEASAHDERPDSIAWVPPPPSYFRLGYHSWLMQERDGTAKVGVTDLFLRTVDSIQAVTLAAEGDELVQGSSCATVTAADGLEHSVLGPVTGRVVEVNAAMAATPAGLERDPYFDGWLYRVLPSELQYDLHHLTACSSDRM
- a CDS encoding ATP-binding protein; the encoded protein is MKFFRTLGSKLTVAVGLIALVTIAAFAFFNSRSDNRAMLAEVERHANQLSEAVKSSTEFDMLLNQQERIHETVRRIGQDPSIQRIRIINKSGTVIYSSDSAEMGKSLDKNAEACTLCHKADQPLEKVDISERTRVYRVHPDSGRTLGIINPIYNTRTCSSAACHYHPRSQKVLGVLDVTLPLAEIDKAIHRGQMEVLILAVGAFFALSLIIGLLVRRWVTVPVRRLAEATRHVAGGDLNYVIPEERDDELGMLARSFNNMTQRLSEARLQLVQSDKLASLGRLAAGVAHEINNPLTGVLTYSSFLQKRTKDQPEVQEDLKVIVRETIRCREIVKSLLDFARQSVPKKGQAAINDVIARAAAVVENQLQLNRVKLVQELGADVPAVTVDANQMQQVFINLFVNASDAIGPDAGGGTITVATSRLKLSPVGITQIKKAQCPKRHSLINAEVRIDNKPSIRVRVRFEGNEGFIYRDPMYGMARHQFGIAPEPGMHVEVMCPECAASLNVHGSPCPECGSATFQFEVPGKGFVEGCTNRNCTWQRWADLEKGGDRDFIEIQVRDTGSGIPRDEIPRIFEPFYSTKGQKGNGLGLAVIWGIIDNHNGSISVDSEVGIGTTFTIRIPVEP
- a CDS encoding cytochrome c3 family protein, translating into MTRITSVGLLLLVASATAATQGRPASRGTGVAMDCKACHTSPTPTKNTPALSACPRLKITGYHAVDEAPGTFTLSTSSKTYGPVQFPHREHAHMAETGKGCAGCHHYDQARPIQKCKNCHAVSRKREELGKPDLKAALHRQCIECHREWNPTGTCSTCHAKAGVVVATKTKVTTPDRIIYETHAKQGQSVTFFHKDHTDRFGLACADCHQQESCGACHDRKRAALGQAAITRQTAAGLTEEQAHERCANCHTTDACATCHKGMASRALAFDHGRRTGFTLNRFHARLDCKQCHKTAGTYARLGTDCESCHKGWQAKFNHAHAGLVLDEQHQEIECASCHEDKTFRAKPVCASCHDDKAWPAQKPGKPVAREAAKK
- the hybB gene encoding Ni/Fe-hydrogenase cytochrome b subunit produces the protein MTHFHRPQAIDRKFLTPGVIVLLLLAANGLFWLGGRFLFGIGAVTNLNNQYPWGIWIGIDVAAGVALAAGGFTTAALGHVMHREQYHAVVRPALLTAMLGYTMVAIGVSIDIGRYYYIWHPLIMWNGSSALFEVGMCVMIYMTVLYIEFLPIVTERFIGRVDLPGALARVNEPVDRLLRLLDRTLSKTMFVFIIMGVVLSTLHQSSLGTLMVIAGAKMHPLWQTPILPLLFLLSAISVGFPMVIFESLIAARSFGLKPEMHILGRMGRMVATLLGIYLAAKLGDLFIRETFVYLRTFSVESVMYVIEMLFGIVVPLRMFMSPAVQKSPLLLFVAATLVVGGVLLNRINNFIIAYTPPYATHPYYPSFGEISVTVGFISILVLLYRVIVLNFPVISLPDRRMMPASKYSVRG
- a CDS encoding 4Fe-4S dicluster domain-containing protein, whose amino-acid sequence is MKSTSRRSFLKASTAITAVAAGLTPSTANAGPKNILSPDRMGVLVDTTVCIGCRNCEWACKTAHDLETPPLDTYEDPKPLEEMRRPDETALTVVNKFENPAQPDLATTVKVQCMHCDHPACVSACIVGAITKHENGAVVWDTDKCIGCRYCMVACPFQIPAFEYRKAIQPRIMKCDFCVDRQAQGKLPACVESCPVEALTFGPREELVRVARDKIRRAPDRYVDHVYGEREVGGTSWCYLADRNFDQLAFPKLGEKPAPGVSESIQHGIFAYFVPPVSLYALLGAVMWTSRQRSEDEEEQS